Proteins encoded within one genomic window of Candidatus Thermoplasmatota archaeon:
- a CDS encoding putative toxin-antitoxin system toxin component, PIN family, with protein MPSERKRSGCPSGEHMRVVINTNVLISGLLFGGNPAKCLELALLGDVEMVLTEDTLDELGRKLHDERFLLKPSEALRFLALVRERSVLVEPEEGSWVPGDPDDDKIVAAALGGAATLIITGDGAILRASPFEGLKAVTPKRALRILRDPKRL; from the coding sequence ATGCCTTCGGAGAGGAAGCGGAGCGGCTGTCCTAGCGGGGAGCACATGCGCGTCGTCATCAACACGAATGTCCTCATTAGCGGGCTCCTTTTTGGCGGGAATCCGGCCAAGTGCCTGGAGCTCGCCCTCCTCGGAGACGTGGAGATGGTGCTGACCGAGGACACGCTCGATGAGCTGGGTAGGAAGCTTCACGACGAGAGGTTCCTGCTGAAGCCGAGCGAAGCCCTGCGCTTCTTGGCCCTCGTGCGCGAGCGGTCGGTTCTCGTCGAGCCGGAGGAGGGCAGTTGGGTTCCTGGTGATCCCGACGATGACAAGATCGTTGCAGCTGCTCTCGGAGGCGCGGCGACGCTCATCATCACCGGGGACGGGGCCATCCTGCGAGCATCGCCCTTCGAGGGTCTGAAGGCGGTCACGCCGAAGCGGGCCCTGCGCATTCTGAGGGACCCGAAGCGACTGTGA
- a CDS encoding type II toxin-antitoxin system death-on-curing family toxin, giving the protein MIYLSQDIVIGIHARILSAEPAGIGTSPGILYAGVLESVLLRMREKVYGEDILPDIHTKAAYLLKAINDFHPFVDGNKRTSILSTAYFLLLNGYWLEAETEDELEVTRDAAMGRLDLVEIAAWLESNSVKMRRPPIVLRGDAEAVLRDGRLEFRSFEES; this is encoded by the coding sequence ATGATCTACCTTTCTCAGGACATAGTGATCGGAATCCACGCAAGGATTTTGAGTGCGGAACCAGCGGGGATCGGGACCTCGCCAGGTATCCTGTACGCGGGAGTCTTGGAGTCCGTACTCCTGAGGATGAGGGAGAAGGTGTACGGGGAGGACATCCTCCCTGACATCCACACCAAAGCGGCGTACCTGCTGAAGGCCATCAATGATTTCCACCCTTTCGTCGACGGCAACAAACGAACGAGCATTCTCTCGACGGCCTACTTCCTGCTTCTGAACGGGTATTGGCTGGAGGCGGAGACCGAGGATGAGCTCGAGGTGACGAGGGACGCTGCCATGGGTAGGCTGGACCTTGTTGAGATCGCCGCATGGCTGGAGAGTAACTCCGTCAAGATGAGACGCCCGCCCATCGTCCTTCGAGGGGACGCCGAGGCTGTCCTGAGAGACGGCAGGCTTGAGTTCAGGTCATTCGAAGAGTCTTGA
- a CDS encoding fibronectin type III domain-containing protein, with protein MKVRRLLTLIILLPVFLAGNAAAVTLNASEVSTSSVTLSWTEHDGTGFDRYDVYVNDGLGWTLDRTIWDSFITEHEVTGLESSETYSFKVTTVVYNSTSIAYEPEDSNIVTVTLEGIETSFLLMTLLFVVVIVIVLLTTTSMKKAAARMEQEELEKAEVEEESEDP; from the coding sequence GTGAAGGTAAGAAGGCTGCTGACGCTCATCATTCTGCTGCCGGTGTTCCTGGCGGGCAACGCGGCGGCGGTCACCCTGAACGCGAGCGAGGTCTCCACGAGCAGCGTCACGCTCTCTTGGACCGAGCACGACGGGACAGGCTTCGACAGGTACGATGTCTACGTGAACGACGGGCTGGGCTGGACGCTCGATAGGACCATCTGGGACAGCTTCATCACGGAGCACGAGGTGACCGGCCTCGAGTCGTCGGAGACGTATTCTTTCAAGGTCACGACAGTGGTCTACAACTCGACGTCGATAGCGTACGAGCCGGAGGACTCGAACATCGTGACCGTCACGCTGGAGGGGATTGAAACGTCCTTCCTGCTCATGACTCTGCTTTTTGTTGTGGTCATCGTTATCGTGCTGCTGACCACGACGTCGATGAAGAAGGCAGCAGCGCGGATGGAGCAGGAGGAATTGGAGAAGGCTGAGGTGGAGGAGGAGTCCGAAGATCCCTGA
- a CDS encoding ribbon-helix-helix domain-containing protein: MGEHRSTVISIRLPEDMVRELNSIAELEGCSRAKVIRDAIRLHLRDLKVFNALRDVKESDLKALEKKLAKRAESKR; this comes from the coding sequence ATGGGTGAACACAGGTCGACCGTGATCTCCATTCGTCTTCCGGAGGACATGGTGCGTGAGCTGAACTCCATCGCCGAGTTGGAGGGTTGCTCGCGGGCCAAGGTCATAAGGGATGCCATTCGCCTGCATCTGAGGGACCTCAAGGTCTTCAATGCGTTGAGGGACGTCAAGGAGAGTGACCTCAAGGCTCTCGAGAAGAAGCTGGCCAAACGGGCCGAATCAAAGCGCTGA